The Brassica oleracea var. oleracea cultivar TO1000 chromosome C6, BOL, whole genome shotgun sequence genome includes a region encoding these proteins:
- the LOC106297248 gene encoding protein FAR1-RELATED SEQUENCE 4-like, with product MRGIPETGYAKIPKYLYMMKEANPGSHTSYETDKDGRFRFLFISFGQCVRGFYRAIRKVIVLDGTFLKSKFKGVLLVATALDGNSNLYPLAFGVVDSENDLSWNWFMRQLKVVIADEQSLAFVSDRNTSLGKAIANVYPQSHHGICIHHLLNNVVTYYHGKGLVGLVAKASKAYRVADFYKIFTDICSISSAIGKYLIEADVRKWARCQFPGFRFDIRTNNPAESMNFALRSPREFLIIPLLDSIREMMTRWFFERRILSSKNSKPLPHL from the coding sequence ATGAGAGGCATTCCAGAAACAGGTTATGCGAAGATTCCCAAATACTTGTACATGATGAAGGAAGCTAATCCTGGGTCACATACATCTTACGAAACTGACAAGGATGGGAGATTCCGATTCCTTTTCATCTCATTTGGGCAGTGTGTCCGAGGTTTTTACAGAGCCATTCGAAAAGTTATTGTTCTCGATGGGACGTTTTTGAAGAGCAAATTCAAAGGTGTTTTACTAGTTGCTACTGCTTTGGATGGAAACTCAAATTTATATCCACTTGCATTTGGAGTTGTTGACTCAGAGAATGACCTCTCGTGGAACTGGTTTATGAGACAACTTAAAGTGGTTATTGCTGATGAGCAGAGTTTAGCTTTTGTCTCTGATAGGAATACCTCACTTGGTAAAGCTATTGCAAACGTGTACCCTCAATCTCATCATGGAATTTGCATTCACCACTTGCTGAATAATGTTGTAACTTATTACCATGGGAAAGGTTTGGTTGGTTTGGTTGCAAAGGCTTCTAAAGCTTATCGAGTTGCTGATTTTTATAAGATCTTTACAGATATTTGCTCGATTAGTTCTGCGATTGGGAAATATCTAATAGAGGCTGATGTGAGAAAGTGGGCTCGCTGTCAATTTCCTGGTTTTAGGTTTGATATTAGGACCAATAATCCTGCTGAATCTATGAATTTTGCATTGCGTTCGCCAAGGGAGTTTCTGATCATTCCTCTACTGGACAGCATAAGGGAAATGATGACTCGATGGTTTTTTGAACGGAGAATTCTAAGTTCTAAGAATTCAAAGCCATTACCACATCTATGA
- the LOC106297249 gene encoding uncharacterized protein LOC106297249 — protein MKKKIDRRIQKGKTFTVYPINDYRFLVRGDKIECMVDLVRRTCSCGKFDLLKIPCRHAIKAGFSVGRQVHSLTDEKYTTSSWISVYEESINPISVPGDAWIVPEHVEKAKVLPPESRRAAGRRKKRRYKTVEDKIHSQGSNGSTKGSTKRKCSRCGIEGHNRSTCDRAI, from the coding sequence ATGAAAAAGAAGATTGATAGAAGGATTCAGAAGGGAAAGACGTTTACAGTTTACCCGATTAACGATTACCGGTTTCTGGTTCGTGGAGACAAAATTGAATGTATGGTTGATTTGGTGAGACGCACATGTTCTTGTGGAAAATTCGACTTGTTAAAGATCCCATGCAGGCATGCCATAAAAGCCGGTTTTAGTGTAGGCAGACAAGTTCACAGTCTGACTGACGAGAAGTACACAACCTCTTCTTGGATCTCAGTTTACGAGGAAAGCATAAATCCGATAAGTGTTCCTGGAGATGCATGGATTGTCCCAGAACATGTGGAGAAGGCAAAAGTTCTTCCTCCAGAGAGTAGAAGAGCAGCAGGAAGGAGAAAGAAACGAAGATACAAGACAGTTGAAGACAAGATTCATTCACAAGGAAGTAACGGTTCCACAAAAGGTTCCACAAAACGCAAATGCAGTAGGTGTGGGATTGAAGGGCACAATAGGTCGACTTGTGATAGAGCAATATAG
- the LOC106299518 gene encoding probable calcium-binding protein CML34: MSAKQILQKFDKNNDGKLSLEEFREAALAFSNNIPDEEITKMFKEFDVDGDGELDADEFTLCINNMLKEAFDFCDTDGDGKVTANEFHAAMTGLGEDFTEEKCAEMVQAVDADGDGYVSFEEFMAMIIGEFKK; this comes from the coding sequence ATGTCTGCAAAACAGATCCTCCAAAAGTTCGACAAGAACAACGACGGCAAGCTCTCACTGGAGGAGTTCCGTGAAGCGGCTCTTGCTTTCTCTAATAACATTCCTGATGAAGAAATCACAAAGATGTTCAAGGAATTTGACGTGGATGGTGACGGTGAGCTTGACGCTGACGAGTTTACTTTGTGCATTAATAACATGTTGAAGGAAGCTTTTGATTTTTGTGATACTGATGGTGACGGAAAGGTAACAGCAAATGAGTTCCATGCGGCCATGACTGGGCTTGGGGAGGACTTCACAGAAGAAAAATGTGCAGAGATGGTTCAAGCCGTGGATGCAGATGGTGATGGTTATGTTAGCTTTGAGGAATTTATGGCTATGATCATTGGCGAGTTTAAGAAATGA